In the Primulina tabacum isolate GXHZ01 chromosome 15, ASM2559414v2, whole genome shotgun sequence genome, tttgaatactaaaaatagtatttcatctcacatcataaaatatgccaacacataatcaaaaccaacaACATACAAACAAACTCATATCCCCTGGACAtgtcccggtatatagatacatatatatatatactgagaACACCACTAAACCTCAGCTCAAAActatgactccctccagaagtaccatatccaatctcctgatatcctggagtacctgtcacTGTctacatacaaagacaacaacagccccctatggggtgagcaaagctcagtctgaaacaaccacaatatataccacaagtatctaaacaatgatatatgatatgcaatgcatgtatgtcgtggaggtatcaggtcaaatgctcatccactgagcatatatcagaatcaatcgaatcgctatcaaatcaatgctcgaacTGGCACATCGGCCTCAATCAGgaatactcgtatgatagcgtcgaaaAAGCatcatcaaatcccaaatctcaatcaatcattggggccactaatgactatgctttatgggccacataatgccaaacatagcatcgtgttcacaaaccccagaatcaaatctaTCCAATCGTAATatgtatccaaggatcatagctcaacgtgtatgtcatgtatgccacatcaactcaacaaataaggcacatagacacatattctcaatcaaatcaatcaaacatatatcatatgatacagatacatatcgtatgttactcggtcgcaacataccttaattcttcgtttccagtccACTGTATGCTTAGATTTCAATGTaaaaatctatctacatcaataacacattcattttaatcaataaaatcattcaaaatcaacaatataagtttcaaatatcttttgaaactttgaaaattcctATCGaatcgaaatcataacataattcaattccgacttcaaaacttagattcttgtcggttattcttcCGCATATATGAATCTCGAGTTCTAATACATGTTATTCCAGCATTTCAATAATTAAAGTTGCTGAAACCAAAAGAATTTTACCTTAAAAGAAAACTCTAGACGcgaggattccgaatatatactTTGTTTTAAGTTTGGATAACGTTTCGAGGTGAATTCGGACAATAGAAATCAATTCCTCTTTTGTTCTCTCGAAGCCTCCAAAGGATTTGCTTCAAAATTCATTATTATCAGCCTtaaatattgtgaaaatcgAGGGACTCTTGTCCGGGTGGAACAAAATTCGCGCTCGGGGCGCGTCTGGTACGACCGAAGGCTTTGTCACGCGCTCGGGGGCGCAGAAGTTGCGCCCAAGCGCGAATTGTTCGACTTGAAACTATATTTTAAGTTTCGAATtagcaaaagtggtcaacatgaaagttgtagatctatgtcttggTTTTCACTTGCCACTGGCCTTACTCAATTTGGATATCATAAGCGAGATTTTTGGTCATTCtcccaaaatgtgtcagtgTACAAACTGCAATACACACGGTACATttcgggatgattttgcccctattttcaaatggatttggacaaaattcaaaacatgaaagttttagtattTATATTAGCTTTCCAATGAAATTAGTCTCATTTCATTTGGACTATTACACAgataattatgctaaaaaccgtaacatgtgtcaGTTTCCCATTGCggtttaacattttttttaaacacaatTCAATTTCTAATACAGTCTTTCATTATCACAAACACATTTCTTACTTCATTGTCAAGTATATACTTCATACACGTAATAACATGAcattttcatgaattatcgataatcaatataagatttacgataatacgatacacggttcTTACAATATATATGGTCGATTCCTTTATTTTCAACCTGGAAAAATTTAAGtcaactttaattatttatacttCACATAAATAATCTGATTCTTTTTCAGTTGCCAAATTCATTATATATTAGacaatttttcataaaataatcattttgaaATCTCTACCTTTTTTAATATTGTACATCATCCACACACAAAAATGtacaaaaatagtatttcatcacCTAAAAATTTCCATTACCTTTGTTTTACCTTAGTGAAAACTTTTAGCTCCATCAATACTAACAAACAAATTATTGATAAAGTAAAGattatacacatattttattcTCTAAAATCCATAATATTGTTGACTTGTAGGCCTTCAAGTCTGTCCACTTTAAGAAACTGATGCACTTTTTTGTCTTTTGCTGGTTGGtccaaatttaaaacaaaaaatcaaaTGTTGTTTTTTATGGGATTGTCCCCAATATCTCCATTTGTTTAACCATATTACCTGCAATTTTCTTGCAAGTCAATTATAAGTTTCCAAAGAATCTTACAGACATGCTAGCAGCCTAATTTAATACACGGAATGCATCTGAATGCATCGATTATTTGACCATTAATAAGTTTTATTATTCGAACTCCAAGTCGTTGAAATTATTAATAAGTTGTATTTTGTAGGTTCTTGAAATATGGgaccagaaaaaaaaaaatcattttttgatTATTGTCTTGCAGATTTCATTTAATGTGGTCCTTAATTGGGGGCGATCTTGTAATGATCATTGCGCAATCtaaaaataatcattgaaaTAGTATGGGATACAGTCTCACGTATCTTTATTAGTGAGATAGGTcaatcatattcatatttacaacaataaaaaataatattttttatgagttagacgtgtctcacaaaattgactcgtaaTAGTTTCTAACAAGAGTTTTTGTGTAATTGAAAAGTTTATTGGGTCAATACACTTTCAattgtataaaaataaacaacaaaacttagagtaggtctattgtgaaacagtctcacgaatctttatctgtgagacggatcaacctttaccgatattcacaataaaaagtaatactttttcatgtatgaccaaaataaaagatccgtctcataaaatacgatccgtgagaccgtctcacacaagtttttgcccaaaAACTTAATATGATATttcaatttcattaaaaatgaCGTCGATTCAACTCAATTCCGATAAATTTAAATACAAATACTTCTAAAATCTACTTGATATGCATATCAAgtagatttttttttcaaaaaaattattccattaaaaaatattatgtagTTTTTACATCAAGAAATCTTTTGTATATATAAGAAAAACAAGTCAAATAGAATCTTTATAAACCCTAGATCACCAAAGTCAAGAATTTATTTATtacataaatataataataaacccACGAGAAGACACGGCTACGAACTTTCCAATGGCTTTGTTTGCAGTTTCAGACACACAAGTCCAATTGTGGAAGATTTATGTACTTGTCAGGCTACCAAAGGCCCAACAAACAAACCTATGAACCTCATTGGCCCAAACTTAAAAGCCCAACAAGTCTGGAGAAGACCAGCTAACAGCTGACGGTTACGAAGGGCAATGGCGATCGAGATAATTAATTGAAACCAGAAGGGCATATTCGTCAATCCGGCAGAGTAACCGAATCCTTCTCCCACCATTAGTTGCTTTATAAAAACCGAACACTCGATCGTTCATTCTCACTTTCAACTCATGCATTTCCCACTCCACAGATTCAATGACTCTGCGATTCGTTCTCCTGCTTCTGATCATCTCCGCCGCCGTAGCCTTCGAAACGGATACCAACGGCGGATCCTCCGCTTCACCCCCTCCGTCCGCAGCATTCCAGCCGAACTCACACCCATTCAATGCAGCTCTCGTCTCCACCATTCTGTCTACTCTCGGATTCCAGGAATTCTCCACCGCAGCTTTCGCCGCCAACCTCTCCACCACCACTCCGATAACTGTGTTCGCTCCCTCCGACGCTTCGCTCCTCACCTGTCCTTCGTGTTCGCTTCCGCTTCTACTGCAGGAGCTCTCTCTCCCAGGTCTCTATCCCCTGCATTTCCTGCAAACCCTAATATTTGGTACCAAAATAGAAACCCTAGCCCCCAACCGCTGCCTCACCGTCACGAACAATGACAAGGATAAGGTTTTCGTGAACGGAGTGGAGATCTCGCATCCTGATCTCTTCAGCAACGGTCTCGTCGTCATTCACGGTCTCCAGGGATTTGTCTCGCATCTCTCTCCTGTCTCATGCGACGTCGAGCGCATGGCGTCACTCTCTTTCCCTGCTCAATCTCTCTCATCCAGGACCGTACCATCTCCGTCTCTCTCTATCATGCGCCTGATGTTGAAGGACACTATCCTCCGCCTACGAGCCACAGGATACAGCATCGCTTCCCTCGCAATGCGTGTGAAGTTTGTGCACCTCTCGGAACTGAAATCGATTACGATTTTCGCACTTGACGATGTCTCCATCTTTTCTGGAGAAGGAAACTCCTACTTGTCGAACTTCAGGTATCATGTGGTTCCAAACAGACGATTGACTGGGGCGGAGCTGGTGAGCTTGCCTTCAACCACGATATTGCCGACTATGGACGCTGAAAACAACCTGGTGGTAACCACCGCCGGCGGAGGTGGATCCCTGGCGCCGATGAGGATCAACTACGTGAAGATTACAACGATTGACCTGTTGCACAATAGCAGGATTGTGATCCATGGTATCTCGTCGGGGTTTCCGCATATGCATACTCCTTATCTACCGTACGATCAGAAGGGAGCGAGTTTCCCACAGATCGAACGGTCCAACTGTGATCACCCTGACGGAGAACGTGGAATGTGCATGGTGGAAGCTGCGGTGCCAGCTGGCATGCAGTCAACTGTTGATACTGAAGGTCATCATGTTTCTGAATTTTAGATTTGGCAACTGTATATAATTTGAGAGTACGTTACTGTATACTGTGTGGTGTGGGCTGGAGTTTTGTAAACCGAATGAAGTTTTGATTGCTTATTCTTCTCTGTGATAGCTGGGCAATTGAACAGAATAATGAGAAGGTACGTACGCATCCAATCCACGAATAACTTTTAATTCTCTAACCTATGGCTTTTGAATTATTCATACTCCCACTAAAATTGTTTACGATTTGCATTCTTCAAGAGaacgaaaataatattttcctcTTCGTTTTAGGTTCTCATACGATATTTGGTATTTGTGTATGATAAGTACTAACtgttcaaaaaaatatttggttGATTGTCGACTGATCAAGCATATTTGCCACAAGATTGAGCTGGGAAAGATTCGGAAGTTTAACAAATTAAGATTAAGGGTTCAGCTAATTAatgttggatctcgattttctcGTGCTCAaatcgcagcggaagttttaaaattttttttagatcttgacattcaagatattgtttgagcactcgtatggtttttaagaataaacattcataggacgtTACAATCGTTATAAatttggtgaataaatcacgtggctccaactaCGTCGGTATAAGCGAACGtaactcttgttgtaaatcccacatacgttcttcaaatctcctaatccggtccacgaccggattacttgttcctcttctaacttgcactagaagGTGTAGAAGACATAATCAGCAATCAAAAAATTAACAAACCCGTTAGTAAAATTGGATCTAAAACAAAAAGGATTTTTAGAGCAAGAATAGTTGATTGAAATATAATGGGGACTCTCTCGTTtcttattcaatttttttaaagcttCGGTAATCTTCTTTGATTTTATTCCCGCCGAAtgccacaaaaaaaaaataatacaacaaaaataataaaatcttttattatattaaCTAATTGTAATTTccttaattaatcatattaattaagtCAATGAATCTCAAAAAACTTTGAGTCACGAGAATTGCCCCACTAACCatgcaaaatattattttactttgtttgcatgtttttaaaattatggtatcatgaatatctccatattacataaatcaatatcatatttaataaaaaacttAATGtgtatattttaattcattaaaatataatttaattatcaaagctcatttgaactttaataactTAGCATGATgggcttatactcttacaagcccatgatTCATGCTCTCATTACGTTAatatcatcataatcccgatcgacgatccaacatcatcgatgtgacaattcaACTaattgttattatgatgcacactttaatttcgagatcatcAATGTCCATATAAGACAGTTGCACTTCCTCGACTGTTttagcagtcatgctctcaaaatttctataagcttttataaactttatttataaggttatcgattgatcatatcaaacttatttctcataaattcaactcattgaatttattatctcaacgagaacaagtaaaccagtgcttgtgtgaccctcaatggttcagggatacagctagccgtgggttcacaactatTTGTGATTTAGGACAAttttcctttattcgggcttaccctaatttgccccattccATACatcaacatttgatcatgagaatgtcagaaactattttctgataaaacacatcgattcatggtaagagcgtctagtagcatcgccccatgactccctatgtatcactgatagtgcctgcaagaaccagtcagttatgattaacgtacagtacggtcccttcatctcatatatcccgatcaaatctgcaaccattagttcatcgagggttgcataataattcgataactatgtgatacatataaatagtggcatcgcatgtactattggagaactctttctccaatgtacatctcatactctggccagagattccatgcactattatttcatcagatcgcataggatatccacacccgtaggtgagcggtgaatccccgactacaatgcactggctcctatatgtgtcgcaattgTACCCAACATCGCCACCTGaagactctcctggagccgataAACGAGTCAAGCACAGCCCtaacatatagagcctcagtgttgtcccagatcgtaaggactaatggtgtacaatcacaaTCACGAACTTATCCTcttgatgaatgataaccacttggaaagtccgagggagggttgtttggtataatcatcatatgactacccatctgcatgtttggacatctctatgcccttaccaagaaacgcagtacacaacatcacatatgctagtctcaagctcaagcgacctttatccatgttttaggcggctgaatcgactaggaacgaatttagatcatacagtgtttacaaatgagtttcaacatcgaattacgattcatttgtattaaagtataatcaaggtctttatctatatttgataacatgggtatacagataaagaaataacaaaccatgaaataatgaattatattaaaataaagattatttattgcaacagagtcaataaaatccctagccaacagttggcttgcaggacatctactctaacaattaaTTCACAGCAGCACTCATgtttttattcaaattatgaTGTATTACAGAGATAAGCATACAACGAATGGAAGAAGAGTTTTCATTATGTATTCGAGAATCAGAGAGAGTTGGGAGACGTTTGTACATCATCTATTATTTATCATATGCTTTATTCAATTGAGTAAGCTTGACTAACTATCTAACTAACTATAACTAACTAATAACCAAGCTAACAGACTGCTAACTATAACTAACTAATAACCGAGCTAACTGACTGTTAGCCTGATATCCCCCCTTCAAGATGGACTGTAGATATCTTTGACAGACATCTTGAAAATCATATGAGATAGGGCTGGACGTGGAAGAGGTTTTGTGAACATATCAGCAAGCTGCAACTGAGTTCGAATGGGCAGAAGTTTAATTGTTCCTTCCGTGATTTTCTCACGGATAAAATGACAATCTATCTCAATGTTTTTTGTACGTTCATGAAAGATAGGGTTGTAAGACAGATGGATGGCCGATTGGTTATCACAAAATATAGTGGCAGGGGCTGGAATGGTGATTTGTAAGTCTTTGAGCAACTGAGTAAGCCATATGATTTCGCTTGTTGTAGTGGTTAGTGCTCTGTACTCTGCCTCTGTAGATGATCTTGAAATGGTCACTGGCTAGTGCTCTGTACTCTGCCTCTGTAGATGATCTTGAAATGGTCACTTGTTTCTTGGTTTTCCACGAAATCAAGGCGTCGCCCAAGGAAAACACAGAATCGAGTTACAGATCTTCGTGTGTCAGCACAAGCTGCCCAATCGACATCGGAAAAAGCCCTCAAGTGTATGGCAAAAATGGCTGAAAAAGAATATCCCTTGGCCTGGATTGGTCTTGAATATCTCAGGATATGATGCACAGCCTACAGGTATAGAGTACGAGGTTGGGACACAAATTGACTCAATTTGTGGACTGCAAATGTGATGTCTGGTCTAGACAAGGTAACATACAATAGACGGCCAATGATGCGTCTATATTGAGTGACATCTTCAAGTAACTCGCCATCATTGAGATTGAGCTGAATCCTGGGTTCCATGGGTACGGACACA is a window encoding:
- the LOC142525797 gene encoding fasciclin-like arabinogalactan protein 21, which translates into the protein MTLRFVLLLLIISAAVAFETDTNGGSSASPPPSAAFQPNSHPFNAALVSTILSTLGFQEFSTAAFAANLSTTTPITVFAPSDASLLTCPSCSLPLLLQELSLPGLYPLHFLQTLIFGTKIETLAPNRCLTVTNNDKDKVFVNGVEISHPDLFSNGLVVIHGLQGFVSHLSPVSCDVERMASLSFPAQSLSSRTVPSPSLSIMRLMLKDTILRLRATGYSIASLAMRVKFVHLSELKSITIFALDDVSIFSGEGNSYLSNFRYHVVPNRRLTGAELVSLPSTTILPTMDAENNLVVTTAGGGGSLAPMRINYVKITTIDLLHNSRIVIHGISSGFPHMHTPYLPYDQKGASFPQIERSNCDHPDGERGMCMVEAAVPAGMQSTVDTEGHHVSEF